The DNA region ATGGCCACGAAGCGCGCGAAAAAAACCGATGTGGTGAGCCCAAGCTCCGCCGAATTGCGCAAAGCCGTCGAGGCGATTGCCATTCAGCCCAAGAGCGGCAAGATCACGCTTCTCACACGCAAACTGTTCAACGTGTTGCTCACGGTTGCTCAGCAAGCGGACGAATCGGGCGACACCTATCGGGCACTGCTGTCGGACATCGTCGCAAACTCGGCTTTTGACTCGAACGACACGGCCCTCGTCAAGGAGCACTTGCGTCGGATGGTCTCCGTGCAGGTCGAATGGAGCCAAGGAACGTCGAGCCAGAAGCCCGGCCGCAAATGGGGCATCTCGACGCTCATCGCCGACGCCGAAATTCTCGAAGATCCGACGACGCGTCGCGTGTGGGTCGAGTTCTCGTTCGCGCCCAAGATCAAAAAGAAACTTCTCGATCCCGTGCAATACGCGCGGTTGAGCTTGCAATTCCAAAGCCAGTTGCGCAGCAGCGCGGGTCTCGCGCTCTATGAAATCTGCGTGCGTTATCTGACCAATCCGAGCCATCTGACGATGCGTGAGGCGTGGGAATGGTGGCGGCCGATCTTGTCGGGCACGCCCGACACCGAAGCGGGCGATGAAGCCAAGCGCGAGTACAAGTATTTCAAGCGCGACTACTTGCGTCCGGCGATCGCGGAAGTGAATGCGGTTACCAATATCTTTGTCGAACTCATCGAGCATCGCGAAGGCCGCCGCGTCGCTGAAATCCAGTTTCGGGTCACCGAGCGCAAGCAGCCGATGCTTGCACTCGACGAACATCCGAATGTTTTCGACAGCACGCTCGTCGATCGGATGGTGAAGATCGGCATTCCGCTCAAAGAGGCGCAAACGCTGTACGCCGATAGCGAGGAGAACCGCATTCGCGCGGCGCTGCAAATGACCGAGCAGCGGATGCGCAGCACCACGCTACCGCCCGTGCGCAGCGCGCCGGCGCTGTTCAAGGACGCGCTGAAGAAGGGCTATGCGCCGCCTGTCGATGCGTTGCCGTCAGGGACGGCTGGCAAAGGTTCGGCGGGCACGCCTGCCGACGATCCGAAGGCAAGGCTGCTGGACGAGTACATGGCCCATCGGCGCAAGGAAGCGCAGGCGCTGTACCAGGAACAGGGTGAAGCGGAACGCGAACTGGCTCGCCGTTCGTTCGAAGAGGATGAATTGCCGGGCCTCGGTGGCCACATGCGTGACGATTGGCGACGACGCGGCCTCGAGTCGAAGCTGACGGAAACCGCATTCTTTGACTGGCTCGCGCGCAAAACCTGGGGTGAGCCGACGGATGGCGATTTGC from Paraburkholderia caribensis includes:
- a CDS encoding replication initiation protein, which translates into the protein MATKRAKKTDVVSPSSAELRKAVEAIAIQPKSGKITLLTRKLFNVLLTVAQQADESGDTYRALLSDIVANSAFDSNDTALVKEHLRRMVSVQVEWSQGTSSQKPGRKWGISTLIADAEILEDPTTRRVWVEFSFAPKIKKKLLDPVQYARLSLQFQSQLRSSAGLALYEICVRYLTNPSHLTMREAWEWWRPILSGTPDTEAGDEAKREYKYFKRDYLRPAIAEVNAVTNIFVELIEHREGRRVAEIQFRVTERKQPMLALDEHPNVFDSTLVDRMVKIGIPLKEAQTLYADSEENRIRAALQMTEQRMRSTTLPPVRSAPALFKDALKKGYAPPVDALPSGTAGKGSAGTPADDPKARLLDEYMAHRRKEAQALYQEQGEAERELARRSFEEDELPGLGGHMRDDWRRRGLESKLTETAFFDWLARKTWGEPTDGDLLSFTLSQSRAA